Proteins co-encoded in one Salvia splendens isolate huo1 chromosome 4, SspV2, whole genome shotgun sequence genomic window:
- the LOC121801588 gene encoding B3 domain-containing protein At2g36080-like isoform X1 — translation MSINHFSTQAHWWPHSHYTTTMDDSVSVSMSTTHNDDEEEQEQEQERLFEKPLTPSDVGKLNRLVIPKQHAEKHFPLGDGESGLLLGFEDESGKPWRFRYSYWNSSQSYVLTKGWSRFVKEKRLRAGDVVVFARHCFDSGRLFIGTSQPARWSGMVAYPPQIQQQPRLHFPSHAEFFGVNMNAGSGNSKTLRLFGVNLECQTDESESPMSTQPHSFHQQYHMQQDISFSGGNVYRQG, via the exons CTCCACACAAGCCCACTGGTGGCCACACTCGCACTACACAACCACAATGGAcgattcagtttcagtttcaaTGTCAACCACACACAacgacgacgaggaggagcaGGAGCAGGAGCAGGAGCGGCTGTTCGAGAAGCCGCTGACGCCGAGTGACGTGGGGAAGCTGAACCGGCTGGTGATACCGAAGCAGCACGCGGAGAAGCATTTCCCCCTGGGCGACGGGGAGAGCGGGCTGCTGCTGGGGTTCGAGGACGAGTCGGGGAAACCGTGGCGCTTCCGCTACTCGTACTGGAACAGCAGCCAGAGCTACGTGCTCACCAAGGGGTGGAGCCGCTTTGTCAAGGAGAAGCGCCTCCGCGCCGGGGACGTCGTCGTCTTCGCGCGCCACTGCTTTGACTCTGGCCGCCTCTTCATCGGCACTTCTCAGCCCGCCAGGTGGAGCGGTATGGTGGCTTATCCGCCTCAAATCCAGCAACAGCCGCGCCTCCATTTCCCATCTCATGCAG aattttttggagtgaacaTGAACGCAGGGAGTGGGAATTCCAAGACGCTGAGGTTGTTTGGAGTGAACTTGGAGTGCCAAACTGACGAATCAGAGTCGCCGATGTCCACCCAACCCCACTCCTTCCATCAACAATATCACATG
- the LOC121801588 gene encoding B3 domain-containing protein At2g36080-like isoform X2, producing the protein MSINHFSTQAHWWPHSHYTTTMDDSVSVSMSTTHNDDEEEQEQEQERLFEKPLTPSDVGKLNRLVIPKQHAEKHFPLGDGESGLLLGFEDESGKPWRFRYSYWNSSQSYVLTKGWSRFVKEKRLRAGDVVVFARHCFDSGRLFIGTSQPARWSGMVAYPPQIQQQPRLHFPSHAGSGNSKTLRLFGVNLECQTDESESPMSTQPHSFHQQYHMQQDISFSGGNVYRQG; encoded by the exons CTCCACACAAGCCCACTGGTGGCCACACTCGCACTACACAACCACAATGGAcgattcagtttcagtttcaaTGTCAACCACACACAacgacgacgaggaggagcaGGAGCAGGAGCAGGAGCGGCTGTTCGAGAAGCCGCTGACGCCGAGTGACGTGGGGAAGCTGAACCGGCTGGTGATACCGAAGCAGCACGCGGAGAAGCATTTCCCCCTGGGCGACGGGGAGAGCGGGCTGCTGCTGGGGTTCGAGGACGAGTCGGGGAAACCGTGGCGCTTCCGCTACTCGTACTGGAACAGCAGCCAGAGCTACGTGCTCACCAAGGGGTGGAGCCGCTTTGTCAAGGAGAAGCGCCTCCGCGCCGGGGACGTCGTCGTCTTCGCGCGCCACTGCTTTGACTCTGGCCGCCTCTTCATCGGCACTTCTCAGCCCGCCAGGTGGAGCGGTATGGTGGCTTATCCGCCTCAAATCCAGCAACAGCCGCGCCTCCATTTCCCATCTCATGCAG GGAGTGGGAATTCCAAGACGCTGAGGTTGTTTGGAGTGAACTTGGAGTGCCAAACTGACGAATCAGAGTCGCCGATGTCCACCCAACCCCACTCCTTCCATCAACAATATCACATG